The following proteins come from a genomic window of Puntigrus tetrazona isolate hp1 chromosome 15, ASM1883169v1, whole genome shotgun sequence:
- the frya gene encoding protein furry homolog isoform X5: MDSTIMCWNKTSMVNFMKGLASPGYSKPPVPPVCCSQGEKGPPAMMPISVDPESRPGEYVLKSLFANFTNISERKIRIVMAEPLEKPLVKSLQRGEDPQFDQLISTMSSLAEYCLPSILRTLFDWYKRQNGVDDESHEYRPRSNTKSKNDEQQKDYLLERRDLAIDFIFSLVLIEVLKQMPLHPVVDGLVHEVINLAFKHFKYKEGYHGPNTANMHIVADLYAEVIGVLAQAKFPAVKKRFTSELKELRQKEQSPYVVQSTISLIMGVKFFRVKMYPVEEFEASFQFMQECAQYFLEVKDKDIKHALAGLFVEILVPVAAAVKNEVNVPCLRNFVESLYDNTLDLSTRKKHSLALYPLVTCLLCVSQKQFFLNRWHVFLNNCLSNLKSKDPKMARVALESLYRLLWVYMIRIKCESNTATQGRLNSIVTTLFPKGSRSVVPKDMPLNIFVKIIQFIAQERLDFAMKEVIFDLLCVGKPAKAFSLNPERMNIGLRAFLVIADKLQQKDGDPPMPNTGATLPSGNTLRVKKTFLSKPLTEDEAKVIGMSLYYPQVRKALDNILRHLDKEVGRCMMLSNAQMLNKEPEDMITGERKPKIDLFRTCMAAIPRIIPDGMSKSELIDLLARLTIHMDDELRLIAQNSLQSLLVDFSDWREEVLLGYCSFLLREVQDTHQTLLDSSLKLLLQLLTQWKLALLSTSKTLDTSKICSTELLQSSSSSRLPAERAPHSTVLHAVEGLALVLLCSCQTATRKVAVSILREVRQIFLTIGQTEEDERPMLDVLDQLSPVVLESFAHVAVADSASLPAGQHADLQWLVEWNGSLVGSHYDVRSPSRVWILAQSLKEPWALCLFSLLRQEYLPKHCPTALSYAWPYAFTRLQLLMPLLEPSNPINAKKTSSAGSADTYLSLWRNYLILCFGVAKPSIMSPGHLRASTPEIITPSTDSNSSYDNKILGTPSVAWLLKQLVPLMRSESIEITESLVLGFGRTNSLVFRELVEELHPLMKEALERRPENKKRRERRDLLRLQLLRIFELLADAGVISDSTNGALERDTLALGALFLEYVDLTRMLLEAENDKDMEILKDIRAHFSAMVANLIQCVPVHHRRFLFPQQSLRHHLFILFSQWAGPFSIMFTPLDRYSDRNHQITRYQYCALKAMSTVLCCGPVFDNVGLSPDGYLYKWLDNILGCQDLRVHQLGCEVVVLLLELNPDQVNLFNWAVDRCYTGSCQLASGCFKAIATVCGSRNYSSDIVTLLNLVLFKASDTNREIYEIAMQLMQILESKLSVYSKRIVEQKSGAILYGTHGALPPLYSLSVSQLSKQLARMYPELTLPLFSEVSQRFPSTHPNGRQVMLTYLLPWLSNIELVDGGLLPTVPSPSSSGDNRKGYTHSTSAPHLLRGTGWGSLQASSLVLNNLMFMTAKYGDDVPGAEMENAWNALVSNERWTNNLRTTMQFLISLCGVSSDTSLLPHIKKVVIYLCRNNTIQTMEELLYELQQTDPVNPVVVHCDNPPFYRFSATSKITTTTTGPPSSSKTLVCGQENIPEVDDSPITKECDDRLSNILRAHNRLESRYSSSSGGSYDEEKSEPLPPYAMWLMSVLETNQPLSLPMPVNGGCWAPLVDYLPETVTPRGPLHRCNIAVIFMTELVVDHSVKEDWVLHLPLLLHACFLGMDHYRPEVFEHCKRLLLHLLITLSCNNNFSLVASVLLNTRDANSNKSLTFKPIYQPEFYTGGVDFLRNGQASPVPDSGLSSSSTSSSLSLGGSSSNLPHLAQEEVEQMESSTEDDEKSSKLIEFLTTRAVQELIQEMTHLTRLTSDISQDVTDLPFGPLWSHEDITPKNQHSKSTEQLTNFLRHVVSVFKESKSDIRLEQQLSEVALQMALCSSSRHYAGRSFQVFRALRQPLSALAVSDLLSRLVEVVGEHGEEVQGYVMELLLTLESVVDNLAECLKNNDFFVILRASSPDLPTSGKLTLNRKSTSQLDLIPGSGTSSERIRHQRSYSVPKRFGEPERSSEVPRSATLDRIHHHQSNVSKLRSLSSSSSRDNVVSTDPTNANHPRNLLATIFWAVVSLMESDFEFEYQMSLRLLGKLLGHISLDKQEYREKLEKIQIQLKWKEFSGLQQLLLKGFTSANTTELTLDIFCQLTPVSRLPVVDTSQAIGFPLNVLCLIPHLVLHFDSPTQFCKDVAERISQVCLEEKNSKLSNLAHVMTLYKTHSYTRDCFSWVNVVCRYLHEAFSDSTLSMVTYMAELLEKGLPSMQQTLLQIIYSLLSHMDLSGIQAKLFNMEVLTTIEKFVQTAHWKEALNILKLVVSRSASLVSPSSPLSNASTVNVRRVWDTPSKALPGKTLDFHFDISETPVIGRRYDELHGSPRQDGKNGGGVTVTRSTSSTSSGSYQNNHVLVPVSWKRPQSSQKRTREKLVNVLTLCGQEVGLTKNPSVIFSSCGELDLIEHQPSLVSSEDGTRDTENMDDTTSEQQFRVFRDFDFLDVELEDGEEMQGETVDSFNWGARRRSIDSLDQAEAQPLEEDCSQLSGSSPSLCPIVHDDSDESSEEESLTASQILSASQLNVSLSPTEELNPMDSPPISFDNTQADPIPLSTPTPSFEISVPGGSNHRAEDSAEEDEEAIVNENDISLCICESPPAFSCSDILTADTPQKENNFFTDETSCVPSGFGDQQRSVTQTEEEKEELLLESRSSPPPSPFFSAILAAFQPTVCDDAEEAWRSHLNQLVADSDGSCAVYTFQVFSSLFQSIQTKFCTLTCDAAGYLGDGLRGIGAKFVRSSQMLTTCSECPTLFVDADTIVSYGLLEKMKFSVLELQEYLETYNNKKEAVISWLRNCKASFPKCTGDGVITYQPAETEEKQMESLAQLELCQRLYKLHFQLLLLFQSYCKLIGQVHAINSVPELQNMSRELSELRSNLRAAAASVSGEPAVERRDPTTESPYSSSEAAVQAILESLKTNEFSRAIRYIQECRKMWPSDIFGSSSENEIQTLLNIYFRHQTLGQTGTFALVGSKQDLSEICNRLTELNCEIRDMIRRAQGYRAITAFLPDSSVTGISL, encoded by the exons TTGATCAGCACAATGAGTTCTCTGGCCGAATATTGCCTACCATCTATCTTGCGAACCCTGTTTGACTGGTACAAAAGACAGAATGGAGTTGACGATGAATCCCATGAGTACCGACCACGTTCAAATACAAAGTCCAAAAA TGATGAGCAGCAGAAAGATTATCTGCTGGAGAGGAGAGATCTGGCCATCGACTTCATCTTCTCTCTTGTGCTCATAGAGGTTCTCaaacag ATGCCCCTCCACCCAGTTGTGGATGGTTTGGTCCATGAAGTCATTAATTTGGCTTTTAagcactttaaatataaagaggG GTATCATGGTCCCAACACTGCCAACATGCACATTGTAGCTGATCTCTATGCAGAAGTTATCGGAGTCTTAGCACAAGCAAA atttccTGCTGTTAAAAAGAGGTTCACGAGTGAGCTAAAGGAGCTCCGTCAGAAGGAGCAGAGCCCATATGTGGTCCAAAGCACTATCAGCCTCATTATGGGTGTGAAGTTCTTCCGAGTGAAAATGTATCCTGTAGAGGAGTTTGAAGCCTCCTTTCAGTTCATGCAG GAGTGTGCGCAGTATTTCCTGGAAGTGAAGGACAAAGACATCAAACATGCTTTGGCTGGACTCTTTGTGGAAATTCTAGTTCCTGTAGCAGCG GCTGTCAAGAATGAGGTGAATGTTCCTTGTCTAAGAAACTTTGTGGAGAGCTTGTATGATAACACCTTGGACCTTTCAACAAGAAAGAAGCATTCTCTG GCTCTGTACCCACTAGTGACATGTCTGCTGTGTGTCAGCCAAAAGCAATTCTTCCTCAACAGATGGCATGTCTTCCTCAACAACTGCCTCTCCAATCTGAAG AGCAAGGACCCTAAAATGGCACGGGTAGCACTAGAGTCTCTCTATCGACTTCTGTGGGTCTACATGATTCGCATCAAATGCGAGAGCAACACTGCGACGCAGGG CCGCCTCAACTCTATTGTGACCACCCTGTTCCCTAAAGGATCCCGCAGCGTTGTACCTAAAGACATGCCTCTCAATATATTTGTCAAGATTATCCAGTTTATTGCACAG gaAAGACTTGATTTCGCAATGAAAGAAGTCATTTTTGACCTGCTGTGTGTTGGGAAACCTGCAAAAGCCTTTAGTCTTAATCCAGAG AGAATGAATATTGGTCTCAGAGCATTCCTGGTTATTGCTGACAAGCTGCAGCAGAAAGACGGTGATCCTCCGATGCCAAACACAGGGGCGACGCTCCCTTCTGGAAACACACTACGAGTCAAAAAGACATTCCTGAGCAAGCCTCTGACTGAAGATGAGGCCAAAGTCATAG GAATGTCCCTCTATTACCCCCAAGTGAGGAAAGCTTTAGACAACATCCTCAGACACTTGGATAAAGAGGTTGGCCGCTGCATGATGCTGAGTAATGCGCAGATGCTGAATAAGGAACCTGAGGATATGATTAC GGGCGAGAGGAAACCCAAGATTGACCTCTTTAGGACATGCATGGCCGCCATTCCACGCATCATTCCCGATGGCATGTCCAAGTCAGAGCTCATAGACCTTTTGGCACG GTTAACCATCCATATGGATGATGAACTGCGCCTGATagcccagaattccctgcagaGTCTGCTGGTGGATTTCTCAGATTGGAGAGAGGAAGTGCTTTTGGGTTACTGCAGCTTCCTGCTCCGAGAGGTTCAGGACACACACCAAACCCTGCTGGACTCCTCACTTAAACTTCTGCTTCAGTTGCTTACACAGTGGAAACTAGCCCTTCTGAGCACCAGCAAGACCCTCGACACATCAAAGATCTGCTCCACTGAA TTGTTACAGAGTAGCTCTAGCTCCAGGCTGCCTGCTGAACGGGCGCCTCACTCCACAGTCCTGCATGCTGTTGAGGGTCTTGCTTTAGTGCTGCTGTGCTCCTGCCAGACAGCTACGCGAAAAGTAGCTGTGTCCATCCTTCGAGAGGTCCGCCAAATCTTTCTCACTATCGGGCAGACTGAG GAAGATGAAAGGCCCATGTTAGATGTACTGGACCAGCTGAGCCCAGTGGTGCTCGAGAGCTTTGCCCACGTGGCAGTGGCTGACTCG GCGTCCCTCCCCGCTGGGCAGCATGCAGATCTGCAGTGGCTGGTGGAGTGGAATGGATCTCTGGTCGGCAGCCACTATGACGTCCGTAGCCCGTCTCGTGTGTGGATCTTGGCACAGTCTCTGAAGGAACCCTGGGCTCTGTGCCTCTTCAGCCTTCTGAGACAGGAGTACCTGCCCAAGCACTGCCCCACAGCACTCAGCTACGCCTGGCCCTACGCCTTTACCCGCCTGCAGCTCCTCATGCCTTTACTTGAGCCCAG CAACCCTATTAACGCCAAGAAGACAAGCTCGGCTGGTTCTGCCGACACCTACCTTTCTCTCTGGAGAAACTATCTGATTCTGTGTTTTGGTGTGGCCAAACCCAGCATCATGAGCCCGGGTCATCTTCGAGCTTCCACCCCTGAGATCATCACTCCCAGTACAGACAGCAACAGCAGCTATGACAACAAG ATCCTCGGCACCCCTTCTGTGGCCTGGCTTCTGAAGCAGTTGGTCCCTCTGATGCGTTCAGAAAGCATTGAAATCACAGAGTCTTTGGTGCTCGGATTTGGCCGCACAAACTCACTCGTTTTCAG AGAGCTTGTTGAGGAACTGCATCCTTTGATGAAGGAAGCTTTGGAAAGAAGACCTGAG AATAAAaaacggagagagagaagagatcTGCTGAGACTCCAGCTTCTCAGGATCTTTGAGCTGCTGGCGGATGCCGGTGTCATCAGTGACAG caCTAATGGAGCTCTGGAACGTGATACTCTGGCCCTGGGCGCTCTCTTTCTTGAGTATGTGGACCTGACCCGGATGCTTCTGGAAGCTGAGAATGACAAAGACATGGAGATTCTCAAAGACATCCGAGCTCACTTCAGCGCCATGGTGGCCAACCTCATACAGTGTGTCCCAG TGCATCATCGGCGTTTCCTCTTCCCTCAGCAAAGCCTTCGGCACCATCTCTTCATCCTTTTCAGCCAATGGGCTGGACCCTTCAGTATCATGTTCACGCCCCTTGATCGCTATAGTGACCGGAACCATCAGATTACTCGATATCAGTATTGTGCTCTTAAG GCCATGTCGACTGTGCTTTGTTGTGGCCCCGTGTTCGACAACGTAGGGCTCTCTCCTGATGGCTACCTCTATAAGTGGCTGGATAACATCCTTGGCTGTCAGGATCTGCGG GTGCATCAGCTAGGCTGTGAGGTTGTGGTTCTTCTGCTGGAACTTAACCCAGATCAGGTGAATCTGTTTAACTGGGCCGTGGACCGATGTTACACCGGCTCCTGCCAGCTGGCCTCTGGTTGCTTCAAAGCCATCGCCACTGTCTGTGGTAGCAG AAACTACTCCAGTGATATTGTGACTCTGCTGAACCTTGTTCTCTTCAAAGCGTCCGACACAAACAGGGAGATCTACGAGATCGCTATGCAATTAATGCAG ATTCTAGAATCCAAGCTGTCTGTGTATTCTAAGAGGATTGTGGAACAGAAAAGTGGTGCTATCCTGTATGGGACTCATGGGGCTCTTCCACCCCTCTACAGTCTCTCTGTATCCCAGCTTTCAAAGCAACTTGCCAGAATGTACCCTGAACTTACCCTGCCGCTTTTCTCAG AGGTGAGTCAGAGGTTTCCCAGCACTCATCCAAACGGGCGTCAGGTCATGCTTACCTACCTGCTCCCTTGGCTCAGTAACATCGAGCTGGTAGATGGAGGCCTGCTCCCCACTGTCCCAAGTCCGAGCAGCTCCGGAGACAACAGGAAGGGATACACTCACAGCACCTCAGCACCTCACCTGCTTCGAGGCACAGGCTGGGGTTCACTGCAGGCCTCCTCTCTGGTCCTAAACAACCTCATGTTCATGACTGCAAAG taTGGCGACGATGTTCCAGGTGCAGAAATGGAAAATGCTTGGAATGCTCTGGTCAGTAATGAACGGTGGACTAATAACCTGCGGACCACCATGCAGTTCCTCATCAGCTTATGCGGCGTCAGCAGCGATACCTCTCTTCTTCCTCAC ATTAAGAAGGTGGTGATATATCTCTGTCGCAACAACACCATTCAAACCATGGAGGAGCTGCTTTATGAACTACAACAGACGGATCCTGTGAACCCTGTAGTGGTGCACTGTGACAATCCTCCGTTTTACCGCTTTTCAGCAACAAGCAAAATTACCACCACCACTACAG GTCCACCTTCCAGCAGCAAAACTTTGGTGTGTGGCCAGGAAAACATCCCTGAGGTAGATGACTCGCCAATCACAAAGGAGTGTGATGACAG GCTGAGCAACATCTTGCGAGCACATAACCGCCTGGAGTCTCGGTATAGCAGCAGTTCTGGAGGTTCTTACGATGAGGAAAAAA GTGAACCGCTTCCACCGTATGCCATGTGGCTTATGAGCGTGCTGGAAACCAATCAACCGCTTTCTCTTCCCATGCCAGTTAATGGAGGCTGCTGGGCACCCCTGGTTGACTATCTACCTGAAACAGTCACCCCACGAGGACCCCTTCACAG GTGTAACATAGCAGTGATCTTCATGACAGAGCTGGTGGTGGATCACAGTGTGAAGGAGGACTGGGTCCTGCATCTCCCTCTACTGCTCCATGCCTGTTTCCTGG gtatgGACCACTACCGCCCAGAGGTGTTTGAACACTGTAAGAGGCTCCTCTTACACCTTCTCATTACGTTATCTTGCAACAACAATTTCAGCCTCGTTGCCTCTGTTCTGCTAAACACCAGAGATGCCAACAGCAACAAGAGCCTGACTTTCAAACCCATCTACCAGCCTGAGTTCTACACAG GTGGTGTGGACTTCCTTCGGAATGGCCAGGCATCTCCTGTTCCTGATTCTGGCCTCAGTTCCTCTTCTACCTCATCCAGCCTGAGCCTCGGAGGCAGCAGCTCCAACCTTCCTCATCTGGCCCAGGAAGAGGTGGAGCAGATGGAGAGCAGCACTGAAGATGATGAAAAGAGCAGCAAGCTCATTGAGTTTCTCACTACCAG AGCTGTTCAGGAACTGATTCAGGAAATGACACATCTGACACGTCTCACATCTGACATCTCTCAAGATGTTACAGACTT GCCTTTTGGACCATTGTGGAGCCATGAAGACATCACTCCTAAGAATCAGCACTCTAAGAGCACCGAACAGCTCACCAACTTCCTGAGACATGTAGTGTCTGTGTTCAAAGAGTCCAAATCAG ACATTCGGCTTGAGCAGCAGTTGAGTGAAGTGGCGTTGCAGATGGCTCTGTGCAGCTCCTCCAGACATTACGCTGGACGTTCCTTTCAGGTATTCAGAGCTTTGCGGCAACCCCTCTCAGCGCTGGCCGTGTCCGACTTGCTTTCACGTTTGGTGGAGGTGGTCGGGGAGCACGGGGAGGAGGTTCAG GGTTATGTGATGGAGCTTCTCCTCACTCTTGAGTCAGTGGTGGATAATCTAGCTGAGTGCCTGAAGAACAATGACTTCTTTGTCATACTACG GGCATCTTCTCCAGATCTTCCAACCAGCGGCAAGTTAACACTAAACCGTAAAAGCACCAGTCAGTTGGACCTGATTCCAGGATCAGGCACTTCCTCTGAACGAATACGCCACCAGCGTAGCTACTCCGTACCCAAGCGCTTCGGAGAGCCTGAGCGTTCCTCTGAGGTTCCCCGGAGCGCCACCTTGGACCGCATCCACCATCATCAGAGCAATGTCTCCAAACTTAGATCCCTGTCCTCGTCATCCTCCAGAGACAACGTGGTCTCCACCGACCCGACCAATGCCAACCATCCTCGCAACCTGCTGGCCACCATCTTCTGGGCAGTGGTGTCACTCATGGAGTCAGATTTTGAGTTTGAGTACCAGATGTCCCTCAGGTTGTTAGGGAAGCTGCTAGGCCACATTTCATTGGATAAGCAGGAATATAGAGAAAAGCTGGAGAAGATCCAGATCCAGTTAAAATGGAAGGAGTTCTCTGGGCTTCAGCAGCTGCTTCTAAAGGGCTTCACCTCTGCAAACACCACAGAACTCACTTTGGATATTTTCTGCCAGCTCACGCCCGTCTCTCGTCTACCTGTGGTGGACACCTCACAAGCAATAG GTTTCCCATTAAACGTGCTCTGCCTCATTCCTCATCTTGTGTTACACTTTGATTCACCTACTCAGTTCTGCAAGGACGTGGCTGAGAGAATTTCCCAG GTTTGCCTCGAGGAAAAGAACTCCAAGCTGTCCAACCTTGCCCATGTGATGACACTGTACAAAACACACTCCTATACCCGTGACTGCTTCTCTTGGGTCAATGTGGTGTGCCGCTACCTGCATGAAGCGTTCAGCGACAGCACACTTAGCATGGTTACTTACATGGCGGAG TTGTTGGAGAAAGGATTACCCAGCATGCAACAAACTCTTCTGCAAATCATATACAGTCTACTGAGTCACATGGACCTGAGTGGTATTCAAGCCAAACTCTTCAACATGGAGGTTTTAACAACCATAGAGAAGTTTGTTCAG ACTGCACACTGGAAGGAAGCCTTGAACATATTAAAGCTGGTGGTCTCCCGCTCGGCTAGTCTGGTTTCGCCTTCATCCCCGCTGAGTAACGCATCCACTGTGAATGTCAGGCGTGTTTGGGACACACCCTCCAAAGCCCTGCCTGGAAAGACCCTTGactttcattttgacatttcagag acacCGGTGATTGGCCGGAGATATGACGAGCTTCACGGTTCTCCGAGGCAAGATGGGAAAAATGGAGGAGGGGTTACCGTGACACGCAGTACCTCCTCTACATCCTCGGGCTCCTACCAAAACAACCACGTGCTGGTGCCTGTCAGCTGGAAACGACCACAGTCTTCACAG AAAAGAACTCGTGAGAAGTTGGTGAATGTATTAACTTTGTGTGGCCAAGAAGTTGGACTCACCAAAAACCCATCT GTGATTTTCTCATCCTGTGGGGAACTGGACCTGATTGAGCACCAGCCCAGTCTGGTGTCCTCTGAGGACGGCACACGGGACACAGAAAACATGGACGACACCACTTCAGAACAGCAGTTCCGTGTATTCAGAGACTTTGACTTCCTGGACGTGGAACTGGAAGATGGAGAG GAGATGCAG GGTGAGACAGTTGACAGCTTCAACTGGGGTGCTCGGAGGCGTTCTATTGACAGTCTGGACCAGGCTGAAGCCCAACCATTGGAGGAAGATTGCAGTCAGCTCTCAGGAAGTTCACCAAGCCTGTGTCCAATTGTCCATGATGATTCTGACGAGTCTTCTGAGGAAGAGTCCCTCACAGCCAGCCAGATCCTCTCAGCCTCACAACTA AATGTCAGCCTGTCTCCTACTGAGGAGCTAAACCCCATGGACTCCCCTCCCATCTCCTTTGACAACACTCAAGCTGACCCAATTCCTCTTTCCACCCCAACGCCCAGCTTTGAGATCTCAGTACCCGGGGGCTCGAACCATCGG GCTGAGGATTCAgctgaagaagatgaagaagccattgttaatgaaaatgataTCTCACTCTGCATTTGCGAGTCGCCGCCTGCCTTTAGTTGTTCTGACATCCTAACAGCAGACACACCCcagaaagaaaacaacttcTTTACTGATGAGACAAGCTGCGTACCCAG TGGTTTTGGAGACCAGCAGAGATCTGTGACGCAGACAGAAGAGGAAAAGGAAGAGCTGTTGCTAGAGTCCCGTTCCTCCCCTCCGCCTTCTCCCTTTTTCTCCGCCATCCTGGCCGCCTTCCAGCCGACTGTGTGCGATGATGCCGAGGAGGCTTGGCGCAGTCACCTCAACCAGTTGGTGGCTGACTCGGATGGTTCCTGTGCGGTTTACACTTTCCAAGTCTTCTCCTCACTCTTTCAG AGTATACAGACCAAGTTCTGTACCTTGACCTGTGATGCAGCTGGTTATCTTGGCGATGGCCTCCGTGGAATCGGAGCGAAATTTGTAAGGTCATCTCAGATGCTGACAACCTGCTCCGAATGTCCCACATTGTTTGTTGATGCAGACACT aTTGTGTCTTATGGGCTCTTGGAGAAGATGAAGTTTAGTGTGTTAGAGCTGCAGGAGTACTTAGAGacctacaacaacaaaaaagaggCAGTCATATCA TGGCTACGAAACTGCAAGGCTAGTTTTCCCAAATGCACTGGAGATGGAGTGATCACCTATCAGCCCGCTGAAACGGAGGAGAAG CAAATGGAATCTCTTGCA CAACTGGAGCTTTGTCAAAGACTCTACAAACTCCACTTTCAACTGCTGCTGCTTTTTCAGTCTTACTGTAAACTGATTGGCCAAGTTCACGCTATAAACTCTGTACCGGAG CTTCAGAACATGTCCAGGGAGTTGAGTGAGTTGAGGAGTAACCTGCGGGCAGCAGCAGCCTCAGTGTCCGGTGAGCCAGCAGTCGAGCGGAGAGATCCCACCACTGAATCCCCCTACAGCTCCTCTGAGGCTGCTGTGCAGGCCATTCTAGAAAGCCTGAAAACCAACGAGTTCTCCAGAGCCATCCGTTACATACAGGAATGCAG GAAAATGTGGCCAAGTGACATCTTCGGCAGCAGCTCCGAGAACGAGATTCAGACACTACTCAATATCTATTTCCGGCACCAAACTCTGGGTCAGACGGGAACCTTTGCCCTGGTCGGTTCCAAACAAGACCTGTCTGAGATATGCAACCGACTCACTGAGCTCAACTGCGAGATCCGAGACATGATTCGACGGGCACAGGGCTACCGGGCCATCACTGCCTTCCTTCCTGACTCCAGCGTGACCGGCATCAGCCTTTGA